In one Planktothrix serta PCC 8927 genomic region, the following are encoded:
- a CDS encoding type II toxin-antitoxin system HicB family antitoxin, with protein MIKEFNVLIEKDSDGYFVASVPSLKGCHTQAKSLDELMQRIQEAIELCLEFENFY; from the coding sequence ATGATTAAAGAATTTAATGTACTGATTGAGAAAGATTCTGATGGTTATTTTGTAGCTTCAGTTCCTAGTTTGAAAGGTTGTCATACACAAGCAAAATCCCTTGATGAGCTTATGCAGCGGATTCAAGAGGCGATAGAACTTTGCCTAGAATTTGAAAATTTTTACTAA
- a CDS encoding ferredoxin:protochlorophyllide reductase (ATP-dependent) subunit N, with translation MTVAQPQPEGLTFECETGNYHTFCPISCVAWLYQKIEDSFFLVIGTKTCGYFLQNAMGVMIFAEPRYAMAELEEGDISAKLNDYDELKRLCLQIKRDRNPSVIIWIGTCTTEIIKTDLEGLAPKLEAELGIPIVVARANGLDYAFTQGEDTVLAAMAVRCPDKAPVAETDKNERNAIQKLLNFGKQKEDVAQEESEYANHPPLVLFGSLPDPVVTNLTLELKKQGIKVSGWLPAKRYTELPVLEEGYYVAGVNPFLSRTATTLMRRRKCKLIGAPFPIGPDGTRAWIEKICSVFNIEPKGLEEREAQIWASMEDYLQIIRGKSVFFMGDNLLEVSLARFLIRCGMTCPEIGIPYMDKRYQEAELKLLEKTCQEMGVPLPRIVEKPDNYNQIQRIYELKPDLVITGMAHANPLEARGINTKWSVEFTFAQTHGFTNARDILELVTRPLRRNNSLKDLGWDKLVKEDAKV, from the coding sequence ATGACCGTTGCTCAACCACAACCGGAAGGTTTAACTTTTGAGTGTGAAACTGGAAATTATCACACCTTTTGTCCGATTAGTTGTGTCGCTTGGTTATACCAAAAAATTGAAGATAGTTTCTTTTTAGTAATTGGTACAAAAACCTGCGGCTATTTTCTGCAAAATGCTATGGGGGTGATGATTTTTGCTGAACCCCGTTATGCTATGGCAGAATTAGAAGAAGGGGATATTTCCGCTAAACTCAATGATTATGATGAATTAAAGCGGTTGTGTTTACAAATTAAACGCGATCGCAACCCCAGCGTGATTATTTGGATCGGCACTTGTACCACTGAAATTATTAAAACCGATTTGGAAGGATTAGCGCCAAAATTAGAAGCAGAACTGGGAATTCCGATTGTGGTTGCACGAGCTAACGGGTTAGATTATGCTTTTACTCAAGGGGAAGATACCGTATTAGCAGCAATGGCAGTCCGTTGTCCTGATAAAGCACCCGTAGCCGAAACGGACAAAAATGAACGAAATGCGATTCAAAAATTACTGAATTTCGGCAAACAAAAAGAAGATGTTGCTCAAGAAGAATCGGAATATGCTAATCATCCGCCGTTAGTTTTATTTGGGTCTTTACCTGATCCGGTTGTTACTAATTTAACCTTAGAATTGAAGAAACAGGGAATTAAAGTTTCGGGTTGGTTACCCGCAAAACGCTATACAGAATTACCTGTATTAGAAGAAGGGTATTATGTGGCTGGAGTTAATCCGTTTTTATCTCGAACCGCTACAACATTAATGCGTCGTCGTAAGTGTAAATTAATTGGTGCACCGTTCCCTATTGGCCCCGATGGAACCCGGGCTTGGATTGAAAAAATCTGCTCTGTTTTTAATATTGAACCCAAGGGTTTAGAGGAACGGGAAGCACAAATTTGGGCGAGTATGGAAGATTATCTGCAAATTATTCGCGGGAAATCGGTGTTTTTCATGGGGGATAATTTATTAGAGGTTTCCTTAGCCCGATTTTTAATTCGTTGCGGGATGACTTGCCCAGAAATTGGCATTCCTTACATGGATAAACGTTATCAAGAAGCGGAGTTAAAACTATTAGAAAAAACCTGTCAGGAGATGGGCGTTCCGTTACCGAGAATTGTAGAAAAACCGGATAATTACAATCAAATTCAACGAATTTATGAGTTAAAACCGGATTTAGTAATCACCGGAATGGCTCACGCCAACCCCTTAGAAGCACGGGGAATTAATACGAAATGGTCAGTTGAATTTACCTTTGCTCAAACTCACGGGTTCACCAATGCACGGGATATTCTGGAGTTAGTCACTCGTCCGTTACGTCGGAATAACAGTCTCAAGGATTTAGGTTGGGATAAGTTAGTTAAGGAAGATGCGAAGGTTTAA
- a CDS encoding DUF5331 domain-containing protein: protein MAFFKDFSTALKDKWLQYYQANREWLVLQMDLNSIPTPDGGRRPASSLILGTINALDPEAAQLMLPFSKLNPDPEKLIDVLGLNFDPDLALGIRSTPEQPATAAVPAYQPQTPVQTAPGYSKSPVQSVPGYHPPAPPSALDLEEEVTPVQQLNVAGAAVAVASAAAVVGGAAVIADSQDDSDEFTLEAEDEDEVTIDEIGMEDFDPDVDEDLGLDIDTEAADVADEGFDLELDDESEAFSADDLDMGLESDELGSDDLDMGLESDELESDDLDMGLESDELESDDLDMSLESDELGSDDLDMSLESDELESDDLDMGLESDELESDDLDMGLESETGSAELDIDTESDVWDDNIHTELGGDTDVSEDIDFGLESSDDLGSDGMDDLGLESEVLAADDLDGEISLEADDLGSDDLDEFGLGDTDSGLGDDLGDFGLGDSSSDGLDLDTGDNLDDLGLGDDDFSSDDLGDFNLDDMGDLTTGDMDDIDIEGLTGSSDDDDEISLSDFK, encoded by the coding sequence ATGGCTTTCTTCAAAGACTTTTCCACTGCACTTAAAGATAAGTGGTTGCAATATTACCAAGCCAATCGGGAATGGCTGGTACTGCAAATGGATTTGAATTCAATACCGACCCCTGATGGGGGTCGAAGACCTGCCTCATCCCTCATTTTGGGAACGATCAATGCCCTTGACCCAGAGGCGGCCCAACTGATGTTACCCTTCTCAAAGCTAAATCCAGACCCCGAAAAACTGATTGATGTTTTGGGACTGAATTTTGACCCGGATTTAGCGTTGGGTATTAGGTCTACACCGGAACAACCTGCAACGGCAGCAGTTCCAGCTTATCAACCCCAGACTCCCGTTCAAACTGCCCCTGGTTACTCTAAGTCTCCAGTTCAATCTGTCCCTGGTTACCATCCTCCGGCACCTCCATCAGCCTTGGATTTAGAGGAGGAAGTGACTCCGGTACAACAACTCAATGTTGCGGGTGCTGCTGTAGCGGTTGCCAGTGCTGCGGCTGTTGTCGGAGGGGCTGCGGTGATTGCCGACTCCCAGGATGACTCCGATGAATTTACGCTCGAAGCCGAGGATGAGGATGAAGTCACCATCGATGAGATCGGCATGGAGGATTTTGATCCTGATGTCGATGAAGATCTAGGTTTAGATATCGACACAGAGGCCGCTGACGTAGCCGATGAGGGCTTTGATCTAGAGTTAGATGATGAATCAGAAGCTTTTAGTGCAGATGACCTGGATATGGGCTTAGAGTCCGATGAACTTGGATCTGATGACCTGGATATGGGCTTAGAGTCCGATGAACTTGAATCTGATGACCTGGATATGGGCTTAGAGTCCGATGAACTTGAATCTGATGATTTGGATATGAGTTTGGAGTCCGATGAACTTGGATCTGATGACCTGGATATGAGTTTGGAGTCCGATGAACTTGAATCTGATGATTTGGATATGGGTTTAGAGTCCGATGAACTTGAATCTGATGATTTGGATATGGGTTTAGAGTCGGAAACGGGATCGGCTGAATTAGACATCGATACCGAGTCTGATGTTTGGGACGACAACATTCACACTGAACTGGGCGGCGATACAGACGTCAGCGAGGATATCGATTTCGGTTTGGAATCTTCCGATGATCTCGGTTCTGATGGTATGGACGATCTGGGTTTAGAGTCGGAAGTTCTGGCGGCGGATGACCTGGATGGGGAAATCAGCTTAGAAGCTGACGACCTGGGTTCCGATGACCTAGATGAGTTTGGATTAGGAGATACAGATTCCGGTCTGGGTGATGATCTCGGTGATTTCGGGTTGGGAGATAGCTCTTCCGATGGCCTGGATCTCGATACCGGAGATAATTTAGACGATTTAGGATTAGGGGATGATGATTTTTCATCCGATGATTTAGGGGATTTTAATCTCGACGATATGGGTGATTTAACCACTGGAGACATGGACGATATTGATATCGAAGGGTTAACCGGTTCTTCAGATGATGATGATGAAATTTCCCTGTCGGATTTTAAATAA
- the bchL gene encoding ferredoxin:protochlorophyllide reductase (ATP-dependent) iron-sulfur ATP-binding protein, translating into MKLAVYGKGGIGKSTTSCNISAALAKRGKKVLQIGCDPKHDSTFTLTGFLIPTIIDTLQEKDFHYEDIWPEDVIYKGYAGVDCVEAGGPPAGAGCGGYVVGETVKLLKELNAFDEYDIILFDVLGDVVCGGFAAPLNYADYCVIVTDNGFDALFAANRIAASVREKARTHPLRLAGLIGNRTSKRDLIEKYIEAVPMPVLEVLPLIEDIRVSRVKGKTLFEMAETDPSLHYVCDYYLNIADQLLSQPEGVVPQDTPDRELFSLLSDFYLNPNKPLAQSHEDELDLMMV; encoded by the coding sequence GTGAAATTAGCAGTCTACGGTAAAGGCGGAATCGGTAAATCAACCACAAGCTGTAATATCTCTGCCGCTTTAGCCAAACGGGGTAAAAAAGTCCTGCAAATTGGCTGCGACCCCAAACACGACAGCACCTTTACCCTCACGGGATTTTTAATTCCCACAATTATTGATACCTTGCAGGAAAAAGACTTTCATTACGAAGATATTTGGCCGGAAGACGTGATTTACAAAGGCTATGCGGGTGTCGATTGCGTCGAAGCAGGTGGCCCTCCAGCAGGTGCAGGATGTGGCGGTTATGTGGTAGGGGAAACCGTTAAACTCCTGAAAGAACTCAACGCCTTTGACGAATACGATATCATCCTGTTTGACGTCTTAGGGGACGTGGTTTGTGGTGGTTTTGCTGCCCCTCTCAACTATGCCGACTATTGCGTCATTGTCACTGATAACGGCTTTGATGCCCTATTTGCCGCTAACCGCATCGCCGCCTCGGTACGCGAAAAAGCCCGGACTCACCCCCTACGGTTAGCCGGGTTAATTGGTAACCGGACATCCAAACGGGATCTGATTGAAAAATATATTGAAGCCGTTCCCATGCCCGTTTTAGAAGTGTTACCCTTAATCGAGGATATTCGGGTGTCCCGTGTTAAAGGGAAAACCCTGTTTGAGATGGCCGAAACCGATCCATCCCTCCACTACGTTTGTGATTATTATCTGAATATTGCTGATCAACTCCTGTCCCAACCCGAAGGAGTCGTCCCCCAAGACACACCAGATCGGGAATTATTCTCCCTGTTATCAGATTTTTACCTAAATCCGAACAAACCCCTTGCTCAAAGTCACGAAGATGAGCTAGACCTGATGATGGTTTAA
- a CDS encoding type II toxin-antitoxin system HicB family antitoxin, whose protein sequence is MKILQDYTIVTRPDDNGTFVAYVPAISGCHAWGKSSEAALSELVYAFEMIQEEYQDRGETLPTDNCLLITVY, encoded by the coding sequence ATGAAGATTTTACAAGACTATACGATTGTTACCCGTCCTGATGATAATGGAACATTTGTGGCTTATGTTCCAGCAATTTCGGGTTGTCATGCTTGGGGAAAAAGTTCAGAAGCAGCTTTATCTGAATTAGTTTATGCTTTTGAAATGATTCAGGAAGAATATCAAGACAGAGGAGAAACATTACCAACTGATAACTGTTTACTGATAACTGTTTACTGA